Below is a genomic region from Rhinolophus sinicus isolate RSC01 linkage group LG11, ASM3656204v1, whole genome shotgun sequence.
GTCTGCTCGAATGGGAGAGGAGGTTTGGAATAGCCGAGCTGTCCGCGCACGAGAGTGGGGGATTGGGGTGGGGCTTCTGCTGGAAACTGGGCCCGGGCTCAAAGGGAGAACGGCTTCCGTATACGCGCAGGGAAGTGCTGGCTGCAAGAGCGCTGTGTATCCACATAGGAGAAGGGCTTGCGGATGGGACCAAGGGTCCGAGAGGCTGGTCGGGCTAGGACAGGCAGCCTGAGAAGAACTGATATGTCTGGACGAAAGGGGCTTCCAAAGAGTGCTTGGGGTGGGAGAGTTATTTACAAGAGGGGTCCACGTTGGCCAGTTCCGATTGAAAAGGCGACCACTCTGCATAATGTGGGAGTGTGGATCCCCACGGAAGAGGGGGAAGTTGCAGATTGGAGGAGGGCACAACCGATAGAAGAAAAGCTCTGGGCTGATTGGAGGGCGAGGTGATCCAGGCTGCAAGGGGAGGAGCATTATGTCAGGATTGGAGAGGATGGAGCATCGAGATGTAGGGGAGATGTAGGGGTGGTGAAAAGCTTTGTGCCAGAGGTCTGAGAAAGAAGTAAGAGGGCAGCCCATGGTGTTGACCACGATGACCTCTTGGGGTCTTCCCGTCTTCAGATTTAGGTTCTGCAGTTTTGGTCCTAGATTTTCCTGCAGATTCTGCGGACTGTCTTGAGTCTTCAGTGTTGCAGAGTTTGGGGAGAGGGTTCAGAGACGGAGACAAGAGAGGGTTTGGGGAGGACAGGGTGAAGTGGGGGGCCCTCAGGACCTGGTGGGAATTTGGAGTGGGATGGGGCGGTTTCACTGTTTGGGCTGAGGACTTTGGGGGCAGGATTTGGGCTGATGCtgcttcttccccctccctccaagCTTTCCTCTCCTGGTTCCGAAATGGCCTCCTGGCATCAGGCATCGGGGTCATCTCCTTCATGCAGAGTGACATGGGTCGGGAAGCCGCCTATGGTGAGTGCAGACCCCCAGTCCTGCCCCCACCCGGGAGTGTGGACACTTCCTCCCCCACCGGGGAATGTAGAGCACTCACCCTGCCCGCCTGAGTGCGGATTCTCTCCTGCCCAATCCTTCCCGATAGTAAGTGTAGAACCTCTCATTCTTCCCCCCACCGGAAGCTGTCTCATTCTCACTTGTGTCGAccttccacccaccccaccccacccctgagtGGGTGGCCCAGGGCATGGCTGTGGGTCCTGTCTTCCAGTCACTTCTCGACAAAAATGAGGATCTTAGTCCCAGccgctgctcctccagccctatCTTTGCTCTCAGACCAACCCCCCCCCCTCTGATCTTGGACCTCACTTCCAAGTCCTAGACACCCCTCTGGTACCTTCTCATGCCTGCTGACCTTGGCTCTGTACTATCCCTGACCTGTCCTGCCCAGGAGTTTGCCTCATCCCCCTTCTAAGTCCACCTCAATCCCCTGACCCCCCCTGTCTCTGGCATCTGCCTGCCTGATCCGGGCCTTCCCCCCATCCACCCAACAGCCCCAGCCTGGGACACCAGGCCCTCCCCTCCATTGATTGTGGCCTCCGCCCTCTCCCACAGGCTTCTTCCTGCTGGGCGGCCTGTGCGTGGTGTGGGGTGGTGCCTCCTACGTGGTGGGCCTGGCAGCCCTGCGGGGGCCGATGCAGCTCTCACTGGGGGGTGCCGCCGCGGGCATGGGCGCTGTCCTGGCCGTTGGTCTGCTCTGGGCTTGTGCTGTTGGCCTCTACATGGGCCAGCTGGAGCTGGACGTGGAACTGGTGCCGGAGGATGACGGGACGGCCACTGCTGAAGGCTCCGATGAAGCAGGCCGGCCCCCACCGGAGTGAGCAGCAGGGCGGCAGGGAATGAATGGCTGGGCGCTGGACGGCCTGGGCCTGAGGACCGGGACATTAAAACCTAACCCTTCCCTTGCTCCATCTTCCGAGTGGTGGTTCCTGTGACAGGGGAAGGCTGGGCCTGCaggggaatggagggagggaagagggaaggggcaGATGGCGTGGGAGGTGAAGATGACAGGTGGAAATAActaagaaggaaggagagaggagttCCATGGTCCCTTGAGACTGAGCCACAGACTGGGAGCAGGATTTTAATTCTCAAAGAGCGCCAATGGAGCTGAGAGTCCTATCCCTTGCCCCCTTGGTGATCTGTCCCCATCCCCCAGGGTCCAGCTCTGTAGGTGGCTCTCTCAGTCCTCAGTCCCCCTTCCGCTGCATCCTGGGGCCTGTGGGCCCTGGGTAGGGCAGGCCCAGCGTGGGGTAGAAGGcctctgggagggtggggcccGGGCCCAGCCTCTGCAGATGTGGGTACATGAGGCCCAGCTCCGTGGGGCCGTAGCGGATGGTGCCAGGTGTGCACAGGCCCCGCACGACAGGGGGCAGGAAGCCTGCATGCAGCACGGAAGGTGGAGGGTCCCCAGGAGGCACCAGGCCCCATGGCCGCATGAGGTCCTGCTTTACGGACCCCTCCCGGATGACAGAAGTGAACTCCGGCCGTGGTGGGGCTGGATGGACAGCTGTCTCCTCGTCCTCGCTGTCCTCTGGGTCTTTCGTCTCCCCCGGACCAGGCTCCACTTTGATGCGTTTGCCCTGGATGTGGGGGGCCTCTGGTTTCCCTTCCAGGGGGGCAGCCTGTTTCCCTTCCGCTGGAGGCACGAGCTCTGGAAGATGTTGAAGGGCACTGTTTGTGTGCGTCCCAGccctcagtcttcccatctgtgCAATGAAGCTGAGCTCAGTGAGGCTCCGCTGGGGTGGTTTTTGTCCCCTAAAGGACATTTGGAAGTgactggagatatttttggttatcACAGCTGGGCAGGAGGGTGCTTCTGGCATCTGGTGGTTAGAGGCCCAGGATGCTAAGtaccctacaatgcacaggacagtctccCAAACAAAGAATTACCTGACCCAAACGGCAGTAGAGCAGAGATTGAGAAACCCAGTTTAGACCGAGGCAGACAGAACTTTCCTCGATGCCAGAAATATGCCAAATCTGCACCATCCAATGCATTGGCCACTGGCCACGTATGGctattgagcccttgaaatgGGGCAAATATGACTGAGGAcctgaatttttagttttaattttaatgtaaatagccACTTGTGGTTAGTGGCTTCCGGACTGGACAGCGCAGTTCCCAGGGTCTCTCTGAGCCACCCAGGGATtggagtgggaggtggggctCACCTGTGGGCTCTGGCTCTGGGCTGGATGTGTCCTCACAGGCCACGCTGGCTGGAAGCTGGAAGGCGTCCAGAGGTATCTGGCCACCCTCAGCTTGGCTGGGACGAGACAGGTGGTGTTAGGAGCCAGGGGTCCTGCATGAGAGCAGATTCACTCCTGCCCCCCAGGCTTGTGACTGtagctttcccctccccctctcagtATAGAACCCCACCCCCCAGTGAATGTAGCGTCCTTATCCTAAGGCACTTAGGCCTCATGATTGGACCCCCAAACTCCAAGTTGTCTCCTAGCCCAGCTTGGCCCTGTCTCCCGAGGCCAGACCTGTACAGCCCGTGACCATTGGATGTCACCACCTAGGTATCCCCCAGATACCTCATGTGCATCTGACCTCAGTGTCTTCCTTCTGAGCTGCTGTTCCTCTCAAGGGCCCAGATCTAGGCCCAGCAAAGCCAGAGACCTGGGCGACAGCAGATGGCCGCCTCTGTCTTCTACCTGCATTGCCTGGCGTTTCCCAGGAcctgccccagcctcctccctggtctCCTTGGTCTTGTCCCTCAGACCTCCCACTTCACAGCACCCAGAGGGATCTTTCCAAAAAGCAGACTTGACTCCTCCAGCTTTAAACTCTGccatggctccccagtgccccCAGGCTCAGGTCCAGACCCTCAGCCTAGGCCTGAGGCCGTTTCAGACCTGCCTCCCTAGCAGATACTGtcaccccctcccctctcccctctgtgtCCTGCAGCAAGGGCATTTCACCTCCAAGCCTTTGCTCTCTCATTTCCCCTTTTCTCAACCCCCCTCCAGGCTTGTCTCCTAGGCGCCCCCTGAAGAGCTCCCACCCTGAGGTGCGGAGAGACAGCAGAGGCTTCTGGAGGGGattccagccccccccccccgtgggaTGGGTGGGCGCGACCCTCACCTGAGCACGTAGCTGACCCAGAGCACGTGGCGCTCCCCAGGGCTCTTCCCACTCACAGCCACGGTGGCCACAGACTGCAGCCACACAAAGCCCCCAGCACGCTGCAGCCACCGGTAGTACCCAGTCATCACCTGTCCCTTGTCCAGCACTGGGCCCAGCCCAGGGGCCGAAGGGATGGgaagagatggggtggggggtgagacaAAGACGGGAGGGAAgagacaggcagagggagaagagacagatggacaggagaggcagagaaggagagaggtgGACAGGGAgatgggcagagaggagagagggagatgggTGCAGAGAGATGGGGAGACAGGTACACAGATGGGAGACACAGTGCCAGGGGAACAGAAAGGGCGAGACAGTGGggagaaaaaggcaaaagtaCAGAGGGAAACAGAATCAGAAAGACCCCGAGCTAACCAGCATCGCGGCACCTGGATCTTAAAGGGAGGTCAGAGGCCCCACAGCCGCCCTACTCCCACCCCACGTCTGAGCTGTTGTTCAGAGCCTCCTTGCTCCTCTTCTCTGCTGAGTTGAGCCCCTGGAGTTGGCAACAGGATGGACTGTGGCAGCCCAGAAGCAGGACTTCCAGGGAGCAGGGCATTGGGGGTATTCAGGTCTGGGGTGCAGGTAGGCAGGGGTAGGGGTTCTCACGGTCCAGGTGGCTTTGGCGGATCCTGGCTGCATCCTGTCCGTGGACAAACTGGTAGCAACTGCGGCCCACAAGCTCTGAGGGCCCCAGGTCCATGTGGTCGCTGACTCTGAGGGCGAAAGGGGAGGGCCCGAGGCCATGGGGCGGGGAAAAGAGGCGGGGTTGGCTCTGGAATTACCTCGGGTTCCCACCCTTACTCTGGAGTgcttggagcctcagttttcccctctaTGAAACTGGTGTAATCATAGTGTCCCGGCTAGAGTGGCTCTGGGCATTCAAGCAGATGGCACTCCTGGGCGTGAGGTGGGCTGGGCACCTCAGAGGCGCCCATCGAGGGGACTATTTCACGATTTCATTTTTCCCCACTTTATGGTGCAGGAGTGGATGAGGGACCAGAGAGGCCTGGGAGAGATGGGATCAGGGAGGGGCGGAGCTCTGCCCAGGCCACGCCCCTTGGGCATCCATCAGAACAGTACCTCCCCCATCCCCAGAGGCCACGCCCTGACCTCCACACCTTGACTCCCTTCTTCCAGTTACCCCTGCCCTCTGCTGCTCTTCAGGCTCCCCGCAGGCTCCCCAGTGCCCCCCAGTGTCCCAGCCACACCCCCCAGCTCTCCTGTGAGCTCCCATTGGCCTGCTTCAGCACCACCCCCGGTACCTGCTCTCACAAGCAAGGATGGTGAGACCCAGGCTGAGACGGAAGACTATCATGTGTCCGTGTAGTGGAAACTCAGCCAGTGGGGCTGGGGGCAACGTGTGGCCGAGGGCCACGAGGCCCAGAGCGCGGGCCCGAAGGCGACCAGTCACGTGGATAACCTGCAGGTGGTGGGCGTGGTTGGAGGCGGGGCTAAGCCGGATGGACGGGCTAAGTGGGGCGGGGCGGTAACCCTTAGGAGGACCTTAACCCCACTGCCGGGCCTGGCTCTGACGGTCACCCCCAGGCGCTGGGGCACAGGGACACAACTAGCAGGAATACAGGAGCGCTCCCCGGGCAGGCAAAGGGAGGTGGGAATCAAGAGACCGGATCAAAGAGTTCACACCCACCTTGTATCCAGAGGCCTTGACGTGCAGTCCCCGCTTGGTGAGGGTGGATTTCATGCGGATGAAGAAGGAGAGCTCCTGGACCCTGGAGGAGGGTGTTACCTCGGTGGGGCTGGTCTCTGGGATGGAGAGTGAGGAAGGTTATGGAATCCTTGGGAGGAAACACACACAGGCCACCCCCATCCCCTGCAGGGCTAGACAGACACAGGGTCATGGCCACAGCCAGAGACCCACCTAACGGTTCTACAAGTTCACTGACATCATACTCCCCTCTGAGCAGCAGCCAGCCGGGTCTTTCTAAAGCTCAGCTCTGACCCTGTTCTTCCCCTATCCTGAAGCTGCCATGGCTCCCTAGGACCCTTGAGAAAAAACCCAGCTCCTCATCAAGGCCTAAAACTTTGGCAAGAACTGCCTCCTGCTGCTGACACCATCTCCAACTACAACCTTCAGGTCTCAGGTCAGAcatctcctcctccaggaagccctccctgacccctAGTCTGGGTCAGACACCCCTCTGGGGTCTCCCATTCCAGGCTTGCCCACTCTGGGCCATCACCATCTGGGAATGAGTCAGTATCACTCACTGTATTGTGAGCCCTGGGAGGGTGGCATTGGGAGTGTTGTCACAACTgtctccccagccctgcccagcacagggctgggcacagagcagggactCAGGGTATAGCAACAGATAAGACTCACAAATACAAATTATTCTATAAACCCCTATGACGCAGTCATAAATATGCTCACATCCAGATGACCCTGTGCCTCAAACTTCGATGTAACCATAATCACAGTCCCCAACAGTCCTGCGTGTCACAAACATCTCCCCAAACTTCCAAGCACTGCTGACAACTCACATGTGTTTGGTGTAAAGCAAGCCCATATAAGAAAATCTTATTTACAAGAAAGTTAACCTCAGTCCGTCAACATCTCAGAGCTGAAAGGAACTTTAGGGTAATCTCCAACACCCTCCCTCCCCGACATGGGGTGGAATTTTCCAGTGGAGAGAGGGTTAGAAGACAGACCCTGGAGCCTGACAAACCTGGGCTGGAGTCCAGCTCAACCActtaacagctgtgtgacctaggacaattaacctctctgtgctgtgcctcagtttcctcctctgtaaaatggagagtaATAGTTGCTGCTTTGTGGGATTGTGGTTAGAAGTCAATCAGGTTATGTACTTGGAAGCACGGCACATACAGAAGCCCAATAAGCGTGAGTTGTTATTATTTACCAAAGCCTGGTTCCATCTGTCACCCATAGGCACCCAGCAGCCAGAGGAGTCTTTCTAAAGTTCAAATCTTGGGGATCCAGGCATTCTTAGGGAGCTAAGTCTTGCTGCCCCAGCTTAGATTCtgattcattttacaaaaatttacTTTGCACAACCCTAATGAGAGTGGGTTTTGTATGCATGAAACAGCTGCATACAGTGTACCTGGTGTCCCCTGATCAGGCCTCATTCTTTGGGGGCCCTTAGAATTACCGATCTCAGAGATATCCGCAAgcgaggaggaagatgaggaagaggatGATGAGGAAGGGACGGAGGGCGGGGTGGGAGGCCCGGGGGTCCTGGCCCGCAGCCCCAGTTGCTCCAGCACTTCGGAGTGGTCCCCAGGATGGATGTAGTCGAAAACGCTGCTGCCCGTCAGCTCCACCTGCCGGCGAAGGAAGGGAATGCAGGGTCGGGTGATAGCAATTTGTATTGAATGGATTGGCAAGGCCTAAGATGCCACAAGAAGCCAAGACTCCAGGGAAGGGAGCTTTCGGCTCCTCCTTGCCCTCTTTTTCCCTTCCAGCCGCCAGCTGCAGGAGCTAAGGTGAAAATGGTGGGCTGAGATGAAGAAAAAACACAAGCCAGTCACCGAAAATGCCACAGAAAACCTTCCAGAGCTGGCAAAACCCAAACCCTTCCAGTCCAGATTGCTGTAATCCTTCAAAATTGTTAAGAAACAAGTTTTGGTAAATATGGTGCATTTGGCCACCACTCATGGGCAAACTGATCTTTCTGCTAATTTGCTTTCTTCAAATTGACCTGTGACTTTGATAACCCTCCTCTGCCTATGAGAAGGAGCCATGTCGGGTGCCATGCGAGGTTCCAAggaacacactttgggaaccTCAGATCCAGTCCATTTTTTTCATGCCTGGATGGTAAGGCCAGGAGAAAGGAGGGACATGGAGTGGACTGCCAAGGGAGGCGGTGGTGAGCCAGTCCAGGCAGCCTACTGTGAGCCCCTTACCTGTGAGAGACCCAGATAAATGGAGACAGTCTCTGAGATGTAGAGGAACTTCCCTTCCTGGTTCAAGGCAAACACGAAGCCATCCAGGGACTAGAGTAGAGAGACAGGGAAGTGGGAGAGGAGGGCCTGACATCTGTAAGAGGTTCTGAAATCTGATCTCCACCCAGGATGGATTATTTTGGGGGCGGCAGGGCTTTGGTGGTGCTCTGAAGgggcaggcaggagagggagcCCCACCATTCCATCTCCCAGACCCAGTTCTTCCCTTGGGGTGGATGCTGGAGAAAAGGGTGTTGTTTTCCGCAGgctgccagcaggtggcagcaaggAGCGGCGGGCAGGGAAGGGGCCTTACCTGCAAGATGTGTCCTCCCAGGTGCTGCTCAAAGACTTCGGAAACCAGCGCCACAGGGCCCCTGTGACCTGGGGCTGCGGGCAGAGggagaggtgaggctggggacTGTGGTCTTGCTGACCCTGGTCTTCTGTGCAGGCCCCCAGGAAACTAGGCTGCAAATCTCTTTCCCCCGCCATCCCACAGCCATCTTGGGGGTACTGTAGGGCCCTGAGCTCTGTGGGGGAGAGGCCTGGGATGTGTGGAGGAGTGAGAGGGGCACAGGTGGGCTGGACAGACAGAGAGactgagacacacagagacagacgcCAGGGGACGCAGaagggattcattcattcattcagcgaGCTCTCCCTGAGCATCAATTGtgcagccaggctctgtgctgggtagTGCTGGGAATACAGAGGTGACCCGGACAGCCCAGTCCTGCCCTCACGGGTCACCCAGGCCAGGGGCACctaaacaagtaaaaaaaaaactaagaactaTAGAATTAGCATTTGTGGCCATGAAGAACAGAATAAGTGGTGTGAAATGAAGAGGAATGGGGTAAGGCCTGTCGAAGGAGGGGGTGTTTGAGCTcagacctgaaggatgaggaggcagagaagagacCAAAAAGGAGAGCGAGAGAGATATTGAGagacaaagacacagagagaaaaatggacagagagaTACCAAGGAAtagagataaagacattacaactcaacaacaaaaggacaaacaacccaattcaaaaacaggcaaaggacttgaatagacatttctccaaacaagatatacaaataaccaataagcacatgaaaagatgcttaaaatcattagtcattagaaaaatgcaaatcaaaaccataatgagagaCCACACCCAACAGGATggctagaaaataaaacaaaacagaaaataagtgttggtgaggatggggagaaaatggaaccccCATGCATTGCTGGTGAGTAtgtaaatggtgcagccactgtggaaaagagtctggcagttcctcaataAGTTAAGCCTACGAGTAGCATTTCCAtctgacccagcatttccacttaggcatatactcaaaagaatgaaaaacgtCTCCTAACAAATACcagtacatgaatgttcataacagcattattcctaagtgtcaaaaggtggaaacaagccAAACGTCCCATAgctgatggataaataaaacgtGCTATATTCAGACAGTGGACTagcactcagccataaaaaggaatgaagcgcTGGTCCGTGCTGTGACATGGGTGacccttgaaaacactatgctcagtgaaaggagccagacatgAGAggtcatatattgtatgattctatttatctgaaatgttcaaaatagagaaatccatagagacagaaagcagaatggtggttgccaggggctggagtagggggagggggatgactgctaatgggttcaggggttttggggggtgaggaaaatgttctggaactagacagaaGTGATGGCTGCCccacattgtgaatgtactaagtGCTACtaaattgtgtactttaaagTGGTGGATTtcatgttatataaattttacctcaaaaaacTTTTTGACAGAGCTAGGAACAAGACTCCCCACAAGGAGCCCCGTGGCTAAACTGGGGAACGAGGCAAAGGATTCAGTGACTTTGAGGGTTCCCAAACACTTGGTTCCTGCAAGGCTAAGGGTCCAGGTCTGGCATCCAGCCACAGGGTTGCCCCTCCCTGGCTGTGTGCTTTGGGACCAGtctcttcacctctctgtgcctcagtttccgcTTCTGTCAAGTGGGTTTGCTAAGAGCGTGACCCTCACAGGCTGGTTGAGCATTCAATTCGTTTAAAGAACTTCTAGAAAAGGCCTAGCACGGCCTGGCCCACACAGCAGGTGTTCCCAAACACGGATCCACAATGAGTATTAATAGCGTGATTACTATTGTTATTTCCACACCACCAAAACACTAGGCGGGAAAACCCCGCTCCTTCCTCCCAATCAGGGCTCAGCaccccccagctctgcccccaggCCCCAAATGTCTAGGCCATGCCTCCTTTTCTCAGGAGCTCACCCAATATCTTCCCGCTATTACATCCTTTTTTCACCCTAGCCTGGAGCTCCAGGAACAATAactgggagggtggagggagtgATTAATGGGGATCCCTCCCCCGAGATGCTGTATGAACCAGCCGGTTGACAGGCGGGAACAATGCTGCTTGCTAATTGTCGCAATTTTCCCCTGTCatttttgctaattccttcattTTCCCTCTTGCAGGATCAGCCCAGGTCAGACTGAACGGCTGCAATTAACAGTGTTAATGGGCACGTTGGGATGGGGgggtgtgtgtagggggagggctcagccaCTGGCTGTTGCCCCAAAACCAGGCTTGTCCCCTGGGACAGGGAGCCCTGGGGTCTGTCCTTATCACTGACATGCGTTTTATTACTCCAGGCTCTTCCTCTCCAAACCCACCAACTCCCCAACTCCTCTCCTgtgtccccttctctcctccccaaatGCCTCACCTCCTCTGTCCTCCAAATTTAGCAGGTGGCTTTTCATTACTCCCAGATCTGCCCCCTCCTCAAGTCCAAACCCTAACcaccactcactcattcaacaaacatttgctgagtttcTTATTGGAGCCTGACTCTGCCGGAGAAGACAAACTACCCCCATCGTTGTCATCCCCTACACAGACTGGGCCCTGAGGGCCTCTCCCAGGCCTTAGGGATTCCCTCTTCACCTACCATTCTTGACTGCCCTCATGGATTTGCTGCCACGGTAGTGGGGAAAAAGGTCTGGGACTTCATTACCCTTTGGAGGTCTGAGAGAGGGAACCATCCCACCATAATCAGAGTGCGTGGGCCTGAGGCCTGGGGGGAAGGGGTGGCATTTCTGCCCCTACTTTCCTCagccacatctgtaaaatgggtccaGTGATAGAGCACAATGGGTTCGTGCATGTAAGCTGCACACagctagcacacagtaggtacctGCCACTATTCCCAAGTCCTGCCACTATTTTTATCAGTATTACTATGGATAACCTGGGGTACTTCTACCCTTCCAGGTAGTTCCTTGCTGTGCACCTtgcccctcttctttctctcataccCATCTCCATTTTCTGCAAGTCCCATGGGCTGTACCCTCACTGCATCACATGGGTCCGACCACCCATCACCCCACAGCTCCCACCCTGGTCTAGCTGCCCCATCTCTTGCCTGGACCACTGCACTCACCTCCTCACTGGGctccctgctcccacccacaGCCACTACCTCCATGGCTCCCTTCTCACTTGGGGTAACAAAGTCCTCGCCCGTGAGGCCCTGCAGGACCTGACCACTGCTGACCACTCCTTGTCTCAGTTATTCTTCTCCAGACTTCCTCAAACCAGCAAGCTGATTCCAACCTGCCTTAGGGCCTTCGCACATGCTGTTCCTGCCTGGATGACTCTTCTTGTAGCTTTTCATAGCTTGCTCCCTCACCTCCTGCCAGTCTCAGCTCAAaggtcacttcctcagagaggccatGCCTGACCTGTGAATTAAGATgccatccttccttccctcactccaTTCCAGTCACCCGACTGTGGACGTGACCCCTTACTGTGtcccaggcactattctagactCAGAGAGCAAGGTGCCATGGGGGAGAGACACacaataaacaagagaaataagaaatctCTAGTGCCATATGATGATAAGAAGAAATAAGTC
It encodes:
- the TMEM160 gene encoding transmembrane protein 160, with product MGGGWWWVPAARLARLRFRGALLPPPRSRSGGARGSFAPGQGPRAGSSPPPVSELDRADAWLLRKAHETAFLSWFRNGLLASGIGVISFMQSDMGREAAYGFFLLGGLCVVWGGASYVVGLAALRGPMQLSLGGAAAGMGAVLAVGLLWACAVGLYMGQLELDVELVPEDDGTATAEGSDEAGRPPPE
- the NPAS1 gene encoding neuronal PAS domain-containing protein 1 isoform X2 produces the protein MAAPYPSSGGRGEVKCGAGRGGSVPWDFLPGLVVKAPPGPCLQAQRKEKSRNAARSRRGKENLEFFELAKLLPLPGAISSQLDKASIVRLSVTYLRLRRFAALGAPPWGLRAARPQASLAPGHRGPVALVSEVFEQHLGGHILQSLDGFVFALNQEGKFLYISETVSIYLGLSQVELTGSSVFDYIHPGDHSEVLEQLGLRARTPGPPTPPSVPSSSSSSSSSSSLADISEIETSPTEVTPSSRVQELSFFIRMKSTLTKRGLHVKASGYKVIHVTGRLRARALGLVALGHTLPPAPLAEFPLHGHMIVFRLSLGLTILACESRVSDHMDLGPSELVGRSCYQFVHGQDAARIRQSHLDLLDKGQVMTGYYRWLQRAGGFVWLQSVATVAVSGKSPGERHVLWVSYVLSQAEGGQIPLDAFQLPASVACEDTSSPEPEPTELVPPAEGKQAAPLEGKPEAPHIQGKRIKVEPGPGETKDPEDSEDEETAVHPAPPRPEFTSVIREGSVKQDLMRPWGLVPPGDPPPSVLHAGFLPPVVRGLCTPGTIRYGPTELGLMYPHLQRLGPGPTLPEAFYPTLGLPYPGPTGPRMQRKGD
- the NPAS1 gene encoding neuronal PAS domain-containing protein 1 isoform X1; the encoded protein is MGPPLCAARPAPRRARSPPCGQAALSPPERVPAEMAAPYPSSGGRGEVKCGAGRGGSVPWDFLPGLVVKAPPGPCLQAQRKEKSRNAARSRRGKENLEFFELAKLLPLPGAISSQLDKASIVRLSVTYLRLRRFAALGAPPWGLRAARPQASLAPGHRGPVALVSEVFEQHLGGHILQSLDGFVFALNQEGKFLYISETVSIYLGLSQVELTGSSVFDYIHPGDHSEVLEQLGLRARTPGPPTPPSVPSSSSSSSSSSSLADISEIETSPTEVTPSSRVQELSFFIRMKSTLTKRGLHVKASGYKVIHVTGRLRARALGLVALGHTLPPAPLAEFPLHGHMIVFRLSLGLTILACESRVSDHMDLGPSELVGRSCYQFVHGQDAARIRQSHLDLLDKGQVMTGYYRWLQRAGGFVWLQSVATVAVSGKSPGERHVLWVSYVLSQAEGGQIPLDAFQLPASVACEDTSSPEPEPTELVPPAEGKQAAPLEGKPEAPHIQGKRIKVEPGPGETKDPEDSEDEETAVHPAPPRPEFTSVIREGSVKQDLMRPWGLVPPGDPPPSVLHAGFLPPVVRGLCTPGTIRYGPTELGLMYPHLQRLGPGPTLPEAFYPTLGLPYPGPTGPRMQRKGD